One Caulobacter segnis genomic window carries:
- a CDS encoding NAD-dependent succinate-semialdehyde dehydrogenase, with translation MAYATTNPYTGEVLKTFPDATDAEVARAIETADAAFQAWRTTSFAERARVMRAAAAILRRESEAYARTVTLEMGKLLSEAKAEVELSAEIFEYYADNAEDLLAPQTLPVKSPAEGEARLVHEPLGVLLAIEPWNFPYYQIARIIAPQLSAGNTMLLKHASNVPQSAAAFEVLMRQAGLPEGAFQNLYATRSQVERILNDPRVHGVALTGSEDAGAIVASQAGKALKKSTMELGGADAFVVLADADLEKTIRWAVFGRHWNGGQVCVSSKRMIIVDAVYDRFLEGYAAGVAGLRQGDPLDPDTTLAPLSSQKAADELKDKIRQAVEFGAKAQEVGPEPPNAGAFVRPTILTDIAEDNPARYWEFFGPVSMLFRAKDEDDAVRIANDSPFGLGGSVFTADTRHGAEVAARISTGMVFVNHPTMVKADLPFGGVRRSGYGRELLGLGIKEFVNHKLINVVDIDAPF, from the coding sequence ATGGCCTACGCGACCACCAATCCCTATACGGGCGAGGTCCTGAAGACCTTTCCCGACGCCACCGACGCGGAGGTGGCCAGGGCCATCGAGACAGCCGACGCGGCGTTCCAGGCCTGGAGAACGACCAGCTTCGCCGAACGCGCCCGGGTGATGCGCGCGGCGGCCGCGATCCTGCGGCGCGAGAGCGAGGCCTACGCCAGGACCGTCACGCTGGAGATGGGCAAGCTGCTCTCCGAGGCCAAGGCGGAAGTCGAGCTGTCGGCCGAGATCTTCGAATACTACGCCGACAACGCCGAAGACCTGCTCGCGCCGCAGACGCTACCGGTCAAATCGCCGGCCGAAGGCGAGGCCCGGCTGGTGCACGAGCCGCTCGGGGTCCTGCTGGCCATCGAGCCCTGGAACTTCCCCTACTATCAGATCGCCCGGATCATCGCCCCGCAGCTGTCGGCCGGGAACACCATGCTGCTCAAGCACGCCTCGAACGTGCCCCAGAGCGCGGCCGCCTTCGAGGTCCTGATGCGCCAGGCCGGCCTGCCGGAGGGGGCCTTCCAGAACCTCTACGCGACGCGAAGCCAGGTCGAACGGATCCTCAACGATCCGCGCGTCCACGGCGTGGCCCTGACCGGCTCGGAGGACGCCGGCGCGATCGTGGCCAGCCAGGCCGGCAAGGCGCTGAAGAAGTCGACCATGGAGCTGGGCGGCGCGGACGCCTTCGTCGTCTTGGCCGACGCGGACCTGGAGAAGACCATCCGCTGGGCGGTGTTCGGCCGACACTGGAACGGCGGCCAGGTGTGCGTATCGTCCAAGCGGATGATCATCGTCGACGCGGTCTATGACCGGTTCCTCGAAGGCTACGCCGCCGGCGTCGCGGGCCTGCGTCAGGGCGACCCGCTGGATCCGGACACCACCCTCGCGCCGCTCTCGTCGCAGAAGGCCGCCGACGAGCTCAAGGACAAGATCCGGCAAGCGGTCGAATTCGGGGCCAAGGCGCAGGAGGTCGGCCCCGAGCCGCCCAACGCCGGCGCCTTCGTGCGGCCGACCATCCTGACCGACATCGCCGAGGACAACCCCGCGCGCTATTGGGAGTTCTTCGGTCCCGTCTCGATGCTGTTCCGCGCCAAGGACGAGGATGACGCGGTGCGCATCGCCAACGACTCCCCCTTCGGCCTGGGCGGCTCGGTCTTCACCGCCGACACCCGGCATGGAGCCGAGGTGGCCGCCCGGATCTCGACGGGCATGGTGTTCGTGAACCACCCGACGATGGTCAAGGCCGACCTGCCGTTCGGCGGCGTCCGCCGCTCGGGCTATGGGCGCGAACTGCTGGGCCTGGGGATCAAGGAGTTCGTCAATCACAAGCTGATCAACGTCGTCGACATCGACGCCCCGTTCTGA
- a CDS encoding NCS2 family permease, whose amino-acid sequence MIETFFKLKAQGTSVRTEVLAGFTTFLTMAYIVIVNPTILGQAGMPIAAVAAATCLAAGFGSILMGLIANYPIALAPGMGLNAYFTFTVVKGMGLPWETALGCVFLSGVAFLVLTVAGVRQLIVGAIPRPLFSAVAAGVGLFIAFIGLKEAGIIVADPATTVALGDLTKPNAALAILGLLIMGGLMVWRVKGAILIGILVAAVAGWALGLAKITPGESGLSALTATAFKLDIPAALHLNGGAGMAIAEVIFVFLFVDLFDNVGTLVAVTKKAGLVQPDGTIPRLNRILTADSIATIGGSLAGTSTVVSYIESASGVAAGGRTGLTAVVVGLLFLVTLFFAPWVQAIPAAATAPALIIVGSMMVGALADVDWDDPGVAIPAFLTVIAIPLTFSIANGLAFGITAFAGLKLLRGQAKPGDWLLFVLAALFVARFIYMGAA is encoded by the coding sequence ATGATCGAGACGTTCTTCAAGCTCAAGGCCCAGGGAACCTCGGTGCGCACCGAGGTGCTGGCCGGTTTCACCACCTTCCTGACCATGGCCTATATCGTGATCGTCAATCCGACGATCCTGGGCCAGGCCGGCATGCCGATCGCGGCCGTCGCCGCCGCCACCTGCCTGGCGGCCGGGTTCGGCAGCATTCTGATGGGGCTGATCGCCAACTATCCGATCGCCCTGGCGCCGGGCATGGGCCTGAACGCCTATTTCACCTTTACCGTCGTCAAGGGCATGGGCCTGCCGTGGGAGACCGCCCTGGGCTGCGTCTTCCTGTCGGGCGTGGCCTTCCTGGTCCTGACCGTCGCCGGAGTCCGCCAGCTGATCGTGGGGGCCATTCCGCGTCCGCTGTTCTCGGCGGTCGCCGCGGGCGTGGGCCTGTTCATCGCCTTCATCGGCCTGAAGGAAGCCGGCATCATCGTCGCCGATCCCGCCACAACCGTGGCCCTGGGCGACCTGACCAAGCCGAACGCCGCCCTGGCCATCCTCGGCCTGCTGATCATGGGCGGGCTTATGGTCTGGCGCGTGAAAGGCGCGATCCTGATCGGCATCCTGGTCGCCGCCGTCGCCGGCTGGGCCCTGGGCCTGGCCAAGATCACCCCTGGGGAGTCGGGCCTCTCCGCCCTGACCGCCACCGCCTTCAAGCTCGATATCCCGGCCGCCCTGCACCTGAACGGCGGGGCCGGCATGGCCATCGCCGAGGTGATCTTCGTCTTTCTGTTCGTCGACCTGTTCGACAATGTCGGCACCCTGGTCGCGGTGACCAAGAAGGCGGGCCTGGTCCAGCCCGACGGCACGATCCCGCGCCTGAACCGGATCCTCACGGCCGACTCCATCGCCACCATCGGCGGCTCGCTGGCCGGCACCTCCACGGTCGTCAGCTATATCGAGAGCGCCTCGGGCGTCGCGGCCGGCGGCCGCACGGGCCTGACCGCCGTCGTCGTGGGCCTGCTGTTCCTGGTCACCCTGTTCTTCGCGCCCTGGGTCCAGGCGATCCCGGCCGCCGCCACGGCCCCGGCCCTGATCATCGTCGGCTCGATGATGGTCGGCGCCCTGGCCGACGTCGACTGGGACGATCCGGGCGTGGCCATTCCCGCCTTCCTGACGGTGATCGCCATCCCGCTGACCTTCTCGATCGCCAATGGCCTGGCGTTCGGCATCACCGCCTTCGCCGGCCTGAAGCTGCTGCGCGGCCAGGCCAAGCCCGGCGACTGGCTGCTGTTCGTCCTGGCCGCCCTGTTCGTCGCCCGCTTCATCTACATGGGCGCGGCCTAA
- a CDS encoding purine nucleoside permease, whose translation MTMRFLGLVLALCLGLAPIARADAKPIPVKVVVLATFEIGEVTGDRPGEFQPWVEGLPLKESIEVPGLRHAARWSPETGVLGVMTDMRARARESVAALILDKRFDFSKTYWLVAGIAGADPKVASLGSAAWARYVVDADPIYEVDDREIPADWPYGLYALDTDRPNVKGSAKGSSGMVWALNPQLVDWAYGLTARTPIPDNTGLAALRAAYVGEPNALKPPFVLKGEALGATRFWHGEKRTQWAEDWVKLWTDGAGTFTMTDCEDQGILDVLDLYAKAGKVDFQRVLVLRTASNYSRPPLGAPAFPRAFHGEGAMAAFDSAYRVGSVVVRELAGHWDRYETNAPKGEAAK comes from the coding sequence ATGACGATGCGGTTTCTGGGGCTGGTCCTGGCTTTGTGCCTGGGCCTCGCTCCCATAGCCCGGGCGGACGCCAAGCCGATCCCGGTCAAGGTCGTGGTCCTGGCCACCTTCGAGATCGGCGAAGTCACCGGCGACCGCCCCGGCGAGTTCCAGCCCTGGGTCGAGGGCTTGCCGCTGAAGGAGAGCATCGAGGTCCCCGGCCTGCGCCACGCCGCCCGCTGGTCGCCCGAGACCGGCGTGCTGGGCGTGATGACCGACATGCGCGCCCGGGCCCGCGAGAGCGTCGCCGCCCTGATCCTCGACAAGCGGTTCGACTTCTCCAAGACCTATTGGCTGGTGGCCGGCATCGCCGGCGCCGATCCCAAGGTCGCCTCGCTGGGCAGCGCCGCCTGGGCCCGCTACGTCGTCGACGCCGACCCGATCTATGAGGTCGACGATCGCGAGATCCCGGCGGACTGGCCCTATGGACTCTATGCGCTGGACACCGACCGCCCGAACGTGAAGGGCTCGGCCAAGGGCTCCTCCGGCATGGTCTGGGCCCTGAACCCGCAGTTGGTCGACTGGGCCTACGGCCTGACCGCCAGGACCCCGATCCCCGACAATACTGGCCTCGCCGCCCTGCGCGCGGCCTATGTCGGCGAGCCCAACGCCCTGAAGCCGCCCTTCGTGCTCAAGGGCGAGGCCCTGGGCGCGACCCGCTTCTGGCATGGCGAGAAGCGCACCCAGTGGGCGGAGGACTGGGTGAAGCTCTGGACCGACGGCGCGGGAACCTTCACCATGACCGACTGCGAGGACCAGGGGATCCTCGACGTGCTCGACCTCTACGCCAAGGCCGGCAAGGTCGACTTCCAGAGGGTCCTCGTCCTTCGCACGGCCAGCAACTATTCGCGTCCGCCGCTGGGGGCTCCGGCCTTCCCCCGCGCCTTCCACGGCGAGGGGGCGATGGCGGCCTTCGACTCGGCCTATCGTGTGGGCTCGGTTGTGGTGCGCGAACTGGCCGGCCACTGGGATCGGTACGAGACCAACGCGCCCAAGGGGGAGGCGGCGAAATGA
- a CDS encoding ABC transporter ATP-binding protein — protein MDLPAYAIEAEGLYKTYAATKTSPEKRALNGIDLRIPRGSIFGLLGPNGAGKSTFINILAGLVRKTSGTVRIWDRDIDQRPRDARAAIGVVPQELAADVFFTPRESLEVQAGFYGVPKNERRTDELLNALGLGDKANAYVRQLSGGMKRRLMVAKAMVHQPPVLILDEPTAGVDVELRRQLWHYVKGLNELGVTIVLTTHYLEEAQELCDEIAIVNRGEVVACEPTATLLRRMDSRNVVVTPDDPVTTAPALAGFDTKLRANGAFQVSYRTGQSSVEQVLAAVRASGVHIKDIATEDPDLEDVFLALTYGDPNAADPTKD, from the coding sequence ATGGACCTGCCCGCCTACGCCATCGAAGCCGAAGGCCTGTACAAGACCTACGCCGCCACCAAGACCTCTCCGGAGAAGCGGGCGCTGAACGGCATCGACCTGAGGATCCCGCGCGGCTCGATCTTCGGCCTGTTGGGTCCCAACGGCGCGGGCAAGTCGACCTTCATCAACATCCTGGCGGGTCTGGTTCGCAAGACCTCGGGCACGGTGCGGATCTGGGATCGCGACATCGACCAGCGCCCGCGCGACGCCCGCGCCGCGATCGGCGTGGTGCCGCAGGAGCTAGCCGCCGACGTCTTCTTCACCCCGCGCGAGTCGCTGGAGGTGCAGGCCGGCTTCTACGGCGTGCCCAAGAACGAGCGCCGCACCGACGAGCTGCTCAACGCCCTGGGCCTGGGCGACAAGGCTAACGCCTATGTCCGCCAGCTGTCGGGCGGCATGAAGCGCCGCCTGATGGTCGCCAAGGCCATGGTCCACCAGCCGCCGGTGCTGATCCTGGACGAGCCGACCGCCGGGGTCGATGTCGAGCTGCGCCGCCAGCTCTGGCACTATGTGAAGGGCCTGAACGAACTGGGCGTCACCATCGTGCTGACCACCCACTACCTGGAAGAGGCCCAGGAGCTGTGCGACGAGATCGCCATCGTCAACCGCGGCGAGGTCGTCGCCTGCGAGCCGACCGCGACCCTGCTGCGCCGGATGGACAGCCGCAACGTCGTGGTCACCCCCGATGACCCGGTGACCACCGCCCCGGCCCTGGCCGGCTTCGACACCAAGCTGCGCGCCAACGGCGCCTTCCAGGTCAGCTACCGCACCGGCCAGTCCAGCGTCGAGCAGGTGCTGGCGGCGGTGCGCGCCAGCGGCGTCCACATCAAGGACATCGCCACAGAAGACCCGGATCTGGAGGACGTCTTCCTGGCCCTGACCTACGGCGACCCGAACGCGGCCGATCCGACCAAGGACTGA
- a CDS encoding zinc-finger domain-containing protein has translation MAKTPSTAPTAMDPAAIAGPAPETITVRSHRIACDGVGGALGHPRVWLEMGAAGFVDCSYCDRRFVASTGEGDEDERLAPGVYEGAGGH, from the coding sequence ATGGCCAAGACCCCTTCCACCGCCCCGACGGCCATGGATCCCGCCGCGATCGCCGGCCCCGCGCCCGAGACGATCACGGTCCGCTCACACCGCATCGCCTGCGATGGCGTCGGCGGAGCGCTGGGCCATCCGCGCGTGTGGCTGGAGATGGGCGCGGCCGGTTTCGTCGACTGCTCGTACTGCGACCGCCGCTTCGTGGCGTCGACCGGCGAGGGCGACGAGGACGAGCGCCTGGCCCCGGGCGTCTACGAAGGCGCTGGCGGCCACTAG
- a CDS encoding acyl-CoA thioesterase, whose protein sequence is MSDVPTAQRAETLAKAWEKAEWPHEAPVLRAIAMPSDTNPEGDIFGGWLLSQMDLAAASIAFHRAAGRCATIAIDGMTFISPVFVGDEVSLFAKVVHTGRTSIKVAVEAWRRRRDGEQAHKVTEGVFTFVAIGEDRKPRPLPV, encoded by the coding sequence GTGTCCGACGTTCCGACGGCCCAGCGGGCCGAGACCCTCGCCAAGGCCTGGGAAAAGGCCGAGTGGCCACATGAGGCGCCGGTGCTGCGCGCCATCGCCATGCCCTCCGACACCAACCCCGAAGGCGACATCTTCGGCGGCTGGCTGCTGTCGCAGATGGACCTGGCGGCCGCCTCGATCGCCTTTCACCGCGCGGCCGGCCGCTGCGCCACCATCGCCATCGACGGCATGACCTTCATCAGCCCGGTGTTCGTCGGCGACGAGGTCAGCCTGTTCGCCAAGGTCGTCCACACCGGCCGCACCTCGATCAAGGTCGCCGTCGAGGCCTGGCGTCGCCGCCGTGACGGCGAGCAGGCTCACAAGGTCACCGAAGGCGTCTTCACCTTCGTGGCCATCGGCGAGGACCGTAAGCCCAGGCCGCTGCCGGTCTAG
- a CDS encoding LysR family transcriptional regulator has translation MQHADFADLDAFTAVANARGFRAAAALRNVSASSLSEAVRRLEARLGVRLLNRTTRSVTPTEAGQKLLERLSPALADVALALDEVNAFRDSPTGTLRLNVPLVVSKVVMPRLIPRFLAQHPGVAVEIIAEDSFIDVLAAGYDAGVRYDERLEKDMIAVPLSGPQRFMLVGSPAYFAAHGRPTHPREVLDHASIRHRFPSGVTYAWEFEKDGQTIRLDPPARLTSTNLDLELAACEAGVGLLATFEDFVTESIAAGRLEAVLQDWLPPFSGPYLYYPSRRHMPAPLRAFVDFVKAERMGP, from the coding sequence ATGCAGCACGCCGACTTCGCCGATCTCGACGCCTTCACCGCCGTGGCCAACGCTCGGGGCTTCCGGGCGGCGGCGGCGTTGCGCAATGTCTCGGCCTCATCGCTGAGCGAGGCGGTCCGCCGGCTGGAGGCGCGGCTGGGCGTGCGCCTGCTGAACCGCACCACCCGCAGCGTCACCCCGACCGAGGCCGGCCAGAAGCTGCTGGAGCGCTTGTCTCCCGCCCTGGCCGACGTCGCCCTGGCCCTGGACGAGGTCAACGCCTTCCGCGACAGCCCGACCGGCACCCTGCGCCTCAACGTGCCGCTGGTGGTCTCCAAGGTCGTGATGCCGCGGCTGATCCCCAGGTTCCTGGCCCAGCATCCCGGCGTCGCCGTCGAGATCATCGCCGAGGACAGCTTCATCGACGTGCTGGCCGCCGGCTACGACGCCGGGGTGCGCTACGACGAGCGGCTGGAGAAGGACATGATCGCCGTGCCGCTGTCGGGTCCGCAGCGGTTCATGCTGGTCGGCTCGCCGGCCTATTTCGCCGCCCATGGCCGGCCAACGCACCCGCGCGAGGTGCTGGACCACGCCAGCATCCGCCACCGCTTTCCCAGCGGCGTCACCTATGCCTGGGAGTTCGAGAAGGACGGCCAGACGATCCGCCTGGATCCGCCGGCCCGCCTGACCTCGACCAATCTCGACCTGGAACTGGCGGCCTGCGAGGCGGGCGTGGGCCTCCTGGCCACCTTCGAGGACTTCGTGACGGAGTCGATCGCGGCGGGACGGCTGGAGGCGGTGCTGCAGGACTGGCTGCCGCCGTTCAGCGGGCCGTATCTGTACTATCCCAGCCGTCGACACATGCCCGCGCCCCTGCGGGCGTTCGTGGACTTCGTGAAGGCCGAACGGATGGGCCCCTAG
- a CDS encoding aldo/keto reductase — MKTRQLGKTGPVVSAFGLGCMGMSDMYGPSDRAESLATFDAAVEAGITLIDTGDFYGMGHNEMLIGEALKNHKRDKLVLSVKTGALRDPNGQFLGFDSRPAAIKNFLAYSLKRLGVDHIDIYRPSRLDPSVPIEDTIGAIAEMVQAGYVRHIGLSEMGSETIRRAAKVAPIVDLQIEYSLVSRGVEKDILPTLRELGIGMTAYGVLSRGLISGHWTKDTGKNGSDFRAHSPRFQGENLDANLKLAEALRAVAEDKGVTTAQAAIAWVASRGDDVVPLIGARRRDRLAEALGALEVSFTPGDLAAIEAAVPTEAVAGARYAEQMMRFLDSER; from the coding sequence ATGAAAACCCGCCAATTGGGCAAGACCGGCCCCGTCGTTTCCGCCTTCGGCCTTGGCTGCATGGGCATGTCGGACATGTACGGCCCCAGCGACCGGGCCGAGAGCCTGGCCACCTTCGACGCCGCCGTGGAGGCCGGGATCACCCTGATCGACACCGGCGACTTCTACGGCATGGGCCACAACGAGATGCTGATCGGCGAGGCGCTGAAGAACCACAAGCGCGACAAGCTGGTGCTCAGCGTCAAGACCGGCGCCCTGCGCGACCCCAACGGCCAGTTCCTCGGCTTCGACAGCCGCCCGGCGGCGATCAAGAACTTCCTGGCCTACAGCCTCAAGCGTCTGGGCGTCGACCATATCGACATCTACCGGCCCTCGCGCCTGGATCCATCCGTGCCGATCGAAGACACTATCGGCGCCATCGCCGAGATGGTCCAGGCCGGCTATGTCCGCCACATCGGCCTGTCGGAGATGGGCTCGGAGACGATCCGCCGGGCCGCCAAGGTCGCGCCGATCGTCGACCTGCAGATCGAATACTCGCTGGTCTCGCGCGGCGTCGAGAAGGACATCCTGCCGACCTTGCGCGAACTGGGCATCGGCATGACCGCCTACGGCGTGCTGTCGCGCGGCCTGATCAGCGGCCACTGGACCAAGGACACCGGCAAGAACGGCAGCGACTTCCGGGCCCACAGCCCGCGCTTCCAGGGCGAGAACCTGGACGCCAACCTGAAGCTGGCCGAGGCCCTGCGCGCGGTGGCCGAGGATAAGGGCGTGACCACGGCCCAGGCCGCCATCGCCTGGGTCGCCTCGCGTGGTGACGATGTCGTGCCGCTGATCGGGGCGCGCCGCCGTGATCGCCTGGCCGAGGCCCTGGGGGCGCTGGAGGTCAGCTTCACGCCCGGGGATCTCGCCGCCATCGAGGCCGCCGTGCCGACCGAGGCGGTGGCGGGTGCGCGCTACGCCGAACAGATGATGCGGTTCCTCGACAGCGAGCGCTGA
- a CDS encoding PaaI family thioesterase: protein MSTPVFDLDLLPFAALMGVTVTNAAPDRVEGRLVVRPDLCTAGGILHGGAAMALADTLGAIGAFLSTPEGKRTTTLESKTNFIGPAKVGATVVATATPLHIGKRSSVWTTRIETDEGKLVAVVTQTQMTVE, encoded by the coding sequence ATGAGCACGCCCGTCTTCGATCTCGACCTGTTGCCGTTCGCCGCCCTGATGGGCGTCACGGTGACCAACGCCGCCCCCGACCGTGTCGAGGGGCGGCTCGTCGTGCGGCCCGACCTGTGCACCGCCGGCGGCATCCTGCACGGCGGGGCGGCCATGGCCCTGGCCGACACCCTGGGGGCCATCGGCGCCTTCCTGTCGACGCCCGAGGGCAAGCGCACCACGACCCTGGAGAGCAAGACCAACTTCATCGGCCCGGCCAAGGTCGGGGCGACCGTGGTCGCGACCGCGACGCCGCTGCACATCGGCAAGCGCTCCAGCGTCTGGACCACGCGTATCGAGACCGACGAAGGCAAGCTCGTGGCGGTGGTCACCCAGACCCAGATGACGGTGGAGTAG
- a CDS encoding SRPBCC family protein: protein MFESRHISIRIHKPAAEVYAFTRAPESFTKWAAGLASGLTRDGDPNGLQWIAHGPGGDVKVRFSPENSLGVLDHWVTLPDGTELYMPLRVVANGEGAEVGLTLFRPATMYDDAAFDRDAAAVARDLAKLKALVEAQGKA from the coding sequence ATGTTCGAGTCCCGGCACATCAGCATCCGGATCCACAAGCCGGCGGCGGAGGTCTATGCCTTCACGCGCGCGCCGGAGAGCTTCACGAAGTGGGCGGCGGGCTTGGCCTCGGGCCTCACCCGCGATGGCGACCCCAATGGACTGCAGTGGATCGCCCATGGGCCCGGCGGCGACGTGAAGGTGCGGTTCTCGCCCGAGAATTCCCTCGGCGTGCTGGACCACTGGGTGACCCTGCCGGACGGGACCGAGCTCTATATGCCGCTGCGGGTGGTGGCCAATGGAGAGGGCGCCGAGGTGGGGCTGACCCTCTTTCGACCGGCCACCATGTACGATGACGCCGCTTTCGACCGCGACGCGGCGGCGGTGGCCCGCGACCTGGCCAAGCTGAAGGCGCTGGTCGAGGCCCAGGGGAAGGCATGA
- a CDS encoding GNAT family N-acetyltransferase — protein sequence MTVTLRPTGPGDLGWIIQRHGQLYAAEEGWDHRFEGVVAGVVADYVKTHDPAREACWIAEHEGRPVGSIMLAKETDTVGRLRLLLVEPSARGLGVGEALVAACLARAREAGYAEVVLWTQANLLPARRLYARFGFELEKSWDYDGFAEGLVSESWRLKF from the coding sequence ATGACGGTCACCCTGCGTCCTACCGGCCCGGGCGACCTGGGCTGGATCATCCAGCGGCATGGCCAGCTCTACGCGGCCGAGGAAGGCTGGGATCATCGCTTCGAGGGCGTGGTGGCCGGCGTGGTGGCTGACTACGTCAAAACCCATGATCCCGCCCGTGAGGCCTGCTGGATCGCCGAGCACGAGGGGCGTCCCGTCGGTTCGATCATGCTGGCCAAGGAGACCGACACGGTGGGTCGCCTGCGCCTGCTATTGGTCGAGCCCTCCGCGCGCGGCCTGGGCGTCGGCGAGGCGCTGGTCGCGGCCTGCCTGGCGCGGGCCCGCGAGGCCGGCTACGCCGAGGTGGTGCTCTGGACCCAGGCCAACCTGCTGCCGGCCCGTCGCCTCTACGCCCGGTTCGGGTTCGAACTGGAGAAGAGCTGGGACTATGACGGCTTCGCCGAGGGGCTGGTGTCGGAGAGCTGGCGGCTGAAGTTCTAG
- a CDS encoding long-chain fatty acid--CoA ligase, which produces MIPGLMQTTPLMISGILNYAAQAHAGREIVSRLIDEPLWRYDYAGLSRRAAQAAHALKRLGITSGDRVTSLAWNTHRHLELFYAVPGIGAVLHTANPRLFDEQIVYTINHAESAILFFERNFAALVERIAPHLTTVKTFVMLSDAERTIPGAVGAISYETLIAGEPETFDWPVFDENAGAFLCYTSGTTGDPKGVLYSHRAVVLHAMAGGLNSAFGFTAFDVVLPCSSLYHATAWGLPFSAPMCGAKIVLPADRMDGASLHELIQGEGVTFTGGVPTIWTMYLDWLDKTGQRPDSLERVVIGGSAVPRAMAETFKRRYGVQTLQIWGMTETCPIGVVATPTPALAALGEDAMDEAIWTRQGRLQFGIELRVETEDGQDAPWDGETSGALLVRGPWVVRRYFRKEADAARPDGWFDTGDIATLDANGFMRITDRQKDVIKSGGEWISSIDLENVAVGCPGVKIAAVVGVPHPKWEERPLLVIEVHEGSVVGKAEVLAYLAPRIVKWWTPDDVVFASVPLTATGKIDKKVLREAWKGHLGG; this is translated from the coding sequence ATGATCCCTGGGCTCATGCAGACGACGCCGCTGATGATCAGCGGCATCCTGAACTACGCGGCCCAGGCCCACGCCGGGCGCGAGATCGTCTCGCGCCTGATCGACGAGCCGCTGTGGCGCTACGACTATGCCGGCCTGTCCCGCCGCGCCGCCCAGGCGGCCCACGCGCTGAAGCGTCTCGGGATCACGTCCGGCGACCGGGTCACGTCCCTGGCCTGGAACACCCACCGGCATCTCGAGCTGTTCTACGCCGTCCCCGGCATCGGCGCGGTGCTGCACACGGCCAATCCGCGCCTGTTCGACGAGCAGATCGTCTACACGATCAATCACGCCGAAAGCGCGATCCTGTTCTTCGAGCGAAACTTCGCAGCCCTGGTCGAGCGGATCGCACCGCATCTGACCACCGTGAAGACCTTCGTCATGCTGTCGGACGCCGAGCGGACGATCCCCGGCGCGGTCGGGGCGATCAGCTACGAGACCCTGATCGCCGGCGAGCCCGAGACCTTCGATTGGCCGGTCTTCGACGAGAACGCCGGGGCCTTCCTCTGCTACACCTCAGGCACGACGGGCGATCCCAAGGGCGTGCTGTATTCGCACCGGGCCGTGGTGCTGCACGCCATGGCCGGCGGCCTGAACAGCGCGTTCGGCTTCACCGCCTTCGACGTGGTCCTGCCCTGTTCCAGCCTCTACCACGCCACCGCCTGGGGCCTGCCGTTCAGCGCACCGATGTGCGGGGCCAAGATCGTGCTGCCCGCCGACAGGATGGACGGCGCCAGCCTGCACGAGCTGATCCAGGGCGAGGGCGTCACCTTCACCGGCGGGGTGCCGACAATCTGGACCATGTATCTGGACTGGCTGGACAAGACCGGCCAGCGGCCGGACAGCCTCGAGCGCGTCGTCATCGGCGGCAGCGCCGTGCCGCGCGCCATGGCCGAGACCTTCAAGCGCCGCTACGGCGTCCAAACCCTGCAGATCTGGGGCATGACCGAGACCTGCCCGATCGGCGTCGTCGCCACCCCCACGCCCGCCCTCGCGGCGCTCGGCGAGGACGCCATGGACGAGGCGATCTGGACTCGCCAGGGCCGCCTGCAATTCGGCATCGAGCTGCGGGTCGAGACCGAGGACGGCCAGGACGCGCCCTGGGACGGCGAGACCTCCGGCGCCCTGCTGGTGCGCGGCCCCTGGGTGGTGCGCCGCTACTTCCGCAAGGAGGCCGACGCCGCCCGCCCCGACGGCTGGTTCGACACCGGCGACATCGCCACCCTCGACGCCAACGGCTTCATGCGCATCACCGACCGCCAGAAGGACGTCATCAAGTCCGGCGGCGAATGGATCAGCTCGATCGACTTGGAGAACGTCGCCGTCGGCTGCCCGGGCGTGAAGATCGCCGCCGTGGTCGGCGTGCCGCATCCCAAGTGGGAGGAGCGCCCGCTGCTGGTCATCGAGGTTCACGAAGGCTCGGTCGTCGGCAAGGCCGAGGTGCTGGCCTATCTGGCCCCCCGGATCGTCAAGTGGTGGACGCCCGACGACGTGGTCTTCGCCTCGGTGCCCCTGACCGCGACCGGCAAGATCGACAAGAAGGTGCTGCGCGAGGCGTGGAAGGGCCACCTGGGCGGCTAG